Proteins encoded in a region of the Triticum dicoccoides isolate Atlit2015 ecotype Zavitan chromosome 3A, WEW_v2.0, whole genome shotgun sequence genome:
- the LOC119271581 gene encoding probable calcium-binding protein CML12: MQSHRPATEDHVREESRSARAQPTTRARAAATRTTVTPARRSAFMSVPSDSGQETPPSATESGRTRLQDEQLGQLRELFIRFDLDGDGSLTKLEIAALLRSLGLRPAEGDEIHTLIASMDIDGNGTVEFDELTSSLSQLLLGPGRSSVAVDHEQLAEAFRAFDRDGNGYISAAELARSMAQMGHPICYAELNDMMREADTDGDGSISFEEFAAIMAKSAVEFLGLAAL; the protein is encoded by the coding sequence ATGCagagccaccgccccgccaccgaagACCACGTCCGAGAAGAAAGCAGAAGCGCACGAGCCCAACCAACCACCAGGGCGCGCGCGGCGGCGACGAGGACAACCGTCACCCCTGCGAGACGCTCGGCATTCATGTCCGTCCCCTCCGACTCCGGCCAGGAGACACCGCCCTCGGCGACCGAGAGCGGTCGGACGCGCCTCCAGGACGAGCAGCTGGGGCAGCTCCGGGAGCTCTTCATCCGCTTCGACCTCGACGGCGACGGCAGTCTCACCAAGCTCGAGATAGCCGCGCTTCTCCGCTCGCTCGGTCTCCGCCCCGCCGAGGGGGACGAGATCCACACCCTCATCGCCTCCATGGACATCGACGGCAACGGCACCGTGGAGTTCGACGAGCTAACCTCTTCCCTCTCCCAGCTGCTCCTCGGGCCCGGCCGCTCCTCCGTCGCCGTTGACCACGAGCAGCTAGCCGAGGCCTTCCGCGCCTTCGACCGCGACGGCAACGGATACATCTCCGCCGCCGAGCTCGCGCGCTCCATGGCGCAAATGGGGCACCCCATCTGCTACGCGGAGCTCAACGACATGATGCGCGAGGCCGAcaccgacggcgacggctccatcaGCTTTGAGGAGTTCGCCGCCATCATGGCCAAGTCCGCCGTCGAATTTCTCGGCCTCGCCGCGTTGTGA